The following is a genomic window from Amycolatopsis australiensis.
GTGCGCCGCGAAGCCGAGGGACTGCCCGGCCACGATCTCGCGCTCACCTCGACGACGGCGACCCGGCCGTCCCCACCTACCCGGTAAATCGCTTGGCGGAGACCGGCGCGGCGCAGCACGATGCTGCCCATGCCCGCCGTCACGCGTCGCAGCTACACCGGTCCGGCAGACCTGCGGGCCATGCAGAGCCTGGCCCAGCGGATCTGGTCGAAGGCGAGTTCGGTGCACGTCGGCGATCTGGCGTGGCAGCGGTTCCAGCACGTCGGCCGCGAAGCAGAGTGGCCGACCATGCTGTGCGAGGCGGGTGGCGAAACCGTCGCGTGGGGCTGGGTTTCGCTACCCGGTGAACTGGCGCTGCTCGTCGATCCCGCGCGCCCCGAACTCGTGTCCGAGGTGCTCGCCTGGTTCGAAGACACCGCCTCCGCGGCCGAGCTCGAGGTCACCGTGCTCGACGCCGAGAAGCACGTCGTCGCCGCGTTGGAGCGAAGTGGTTACGCGCCGCGGAAAAGCCCGGTCTTCCAGTCGTATATGTCTCGCCTCCTCGACGATCTGCCCGAGCCCGTGGTGCCCGGCGGGTTCACCGTCCGGCCGGTCGGCGCGGACGATATGGAACGGCGCGTGGCCGTGCATCGTGCGGTCTGGCACCCGTCGCGGGTGACCGGACCGAGTTACCGGAACGTCATGGCGGCCTGGCCGTACCGCGCCCAGCTCGACTGGGTGGCGGAGGCACCCGACGGCCGGTTCGCCGCCCAGTGCCTGATCTGGCTCGACGAACGCAATGCCGTCGGCGAGCTGGAGCCCGTCGGAACTTTGCCGGAGTTCCGTCGCACGGGCCTGGCCCGAGCAGTGTGCCTCGCCGCGCTGCACGCGGCACACGACGCCGGCGCTCGCGAAGCCGTCGTGTATCCGGTGATCGGTCATCCGAAATCCGCCGGCGCCCTCCCGTTGTACGTCGCTCTGGGCTTCCGCCCCTATGCGCGCACCCTCACCTTCACGCGGACCCGCCGTCGTATCCCTCCTTCCCCGGGGCCCGCGTCCCCGGAGGGCGCACACCGACGAACGTAGCGCCCGGCCCGATCGGGATGTCCGTTTCGGCGGCGTTCGGAGGCCGGTTGTCCACATCGGGACGCACCTGTGGACAACCCGGTGAATTCCGTTGCTGTGCCCCGGAATCGTCGGTGCCACGCGATAGAGTCGAGACGGGGGGCGCCCCGCGGGCGGCTGGGGAAACGAGAAATCCCGCGAGACTCAGGCGAGCGTCACCAAGTCGTCGAAGGGCACCGCTCGACAAGCCGCGATCAGGCGCTCCACCTCGGGACCGAGCGGACGGTCCGCCTCAAGCGGCGGCACCACCGACCGCACCCACTCGTACGCCGCACGCAGCCCCGGCACACCGTCCCCGCCCGCCAGATACCGCGCCTGCGATTCCGTCACCAGCTCACAAGCCGTGATCGCGAAAAGGTGCGAAACCGCCGCGCGCAGTTGCTCTCCCGCAGCCCACGCGAAGGCCTGGACGTCCTCCTGACCTGCCGACGTGTCGATCGAACCGAGCGTCGCCGGGGTGGCCAAGCGGCGTAACGCGTGCAGTTCGCCGACCGCTCGCTTGTGCAGCGGGACCAGTCCAGCCCGCGGTCCCGGGTCCGCCGTGAGCTGCGCCGGCAGTCCGCTGAACCGCTCGTCGAGCAGGCGGTGCGTCCGCTGCACCGAAATCTCGCCGAGGTGCACCAGGGCCGCCGTCACCGCGTCCATCCGCAGCCCGAGATCCACCGCGTGGTACGCCGTTCCCGGGACGAAGGCACCGTCGATGAACGAAGGGGAATCACCGGGCATCGTGTCCCAGCGCCGCCGCGCCGCGTGCAGGTCGCTGTTCACGCGGCCGGCGTGCGCCAGCGCCCGCGGCGCGACCCGCACCGAGAGCGGCGCCTGCACGACGCCCGCGCGCACCGGGCCCGGACCCACCAGCCCGGTCAACGAGAGCAGCAGCGTGCGCAACTGATCGTCTTCCCCGGCCATCACCGGCGAAAACACCTCGCGCGGCGCGCCGAGCACGTCGATCGCCATCGCCTCGGTCAGCGTCTGCAGGTCGATGAGCTGCTGCGTTTCGGTCCAGCCGCGGTCGGCGTGCAGCACCGCCAGCGGAGAACCCTGAAGCAGCGAAGCACCTTCTTTCGGCCCGAGCACGTACGGCTCGACGCCCCGGCGGGCGAGTGCTTCCGCCGCCGGGACCTCGGCGCCGTCCTCGAGGACCGTGCCGATGCCGAGGAACGTCTGGAACGCGTGGGCCAGCGGGATGATCTCGCCGGAACTGCCGAGGCCGAAGCGCGGCACCGCCGGCGTGAACCCGTCGTTCAGGCGATCCACGAGGAACTGGACCAGCTCCGGGCTCAGCCCCGACCACGGCTGCAGGAAGTCGCGCAACCGCGCCAGAAGCAGCGCGCGGACGTCCTCGGGCGGCAACCACGGTGGCCCACCGACCGCGCGGCCCACCAGCAGGTTCCGCTGGTGTTCCGCTTGCTGCCGCGCGTCGAGCGCGACCCCGGCCAAGCGGCCCATCCCGGTGGTGACTCCGTAGACCGGAGCGTCTTCCCCCAGCGCCGTCAAGAGCGCTTCGCGACGCCGCGAAAGCGTCTCCACCAGCGGTTTGGCCAATTCCAACCGTTCACCGTCGGCGAAATCGGTTCCGGAGACGATCATCGGTACGGCAGCATGGTGCCGACGCCGGAAGCCTCGGCACGGGCGAGGATCATGTCCGCCACCGCGACGTCCGTTGTGGACAGTCCGCGGTGCCAGAACAGGATCCGTTCGGCGTCGTGCTCGCGGCCGGGCTTGTGGCCCGCCACGATGTCGCCGATCTCGGCGTGGACCCCGTCCGCGGTGAGGAGGCCGGCGTTGAGCTGCGGGCGCAGGGCGCCGAACCGCGGGTTGCCGGACTGCGATTCGCGCCAGTCGTCGACCACGACCTTGTCGATGTCGTCGAGCAGCGTGAGCTCGAGCGCGCTGATCGTGCCGTAGGGCACCAGGAAGGTGCCCGGCCGGAGGAACTCGCGGCGCACCAGCGCCTCGGGTTCGACCAGCCGGGACGCCTCCACCTGGATGTCCGCGCCGTCCAGGGTCTCCTCGGCCGTGGCGCAGACGCGGACGTCCTTGCCGAGCCGCTCGGACAGCCGGCGGCCGAAGTCCTCGCGGGACTCCGGGCGCTTGCTGGTCACGCGGATCTCGGCGAAGTCGAACAACGAGTCGAGCAGCACGACGTTCCACCAGGCGGTACCACGGGCGCCGATGTGCCCGAGCACCCGGGAGTCCGGGCGCGCCAGGTACTTCGCGCCGACGGCGGTCATCGCGCCGGTGCGGGCCTCGGTGATCATCGTGCCGTCGACGATGGCCCGCGGCATGCCGGTGTCCGGGTCCAGCAGCAGGATCAACGCCATTTCCGAAGGGAGGCCCCGTTCGAAGTTCCCCACGAAGTCACCGACGACCTTCACGCCACTGACCTGCTTGGCGGAGAGGTGGCCGCGCAGGATGTTGAAGTGGCCCTTGCCGCCGTTGTCCGGCACGAGGTGCGTCCGCGGCTCGAAGACGACCTGGCCGCGGCCGTGGTCGGCGAGGACGTCCTCGACCGCGCCGACGATGTCCGCGTCCGTGATGCCGAGCGAGTCGATGTCGGCACCGGTCAGGTACCGGAGCCAGACGGACGTCACCGGGCGAGGTCCTCGATGACCTCGGCGCCGGGCAGCGCGGCCAGCGCGGCACCGGAGATCAGCAGCTTGCTGCCGCGGATCCCGCTGCCGATGACGAGCTCCGGCGCGTCCGCGACGCGCTGGTCGATCAGGATCGGCCAGTCGCCGGGCAGGCCGACGGGCGTGATGCCGCCGTACTCCATCCCGGTCAGCGAGACGGCTTCGTCCATCGGCGCGAACGACGCCTTGCGCACGTCGAGGCGGCGCTTGATCACGCCGTTGACGTCGGCGCGGGTCGTCGCGAGCACGAGCGCGGCCGCGAACCGGACTTCGCCCGCGCGCTTGCCGGCGACGACGACGCAGTTCGCGGACGCCTCGAGCGGTGAGCCGTAGGCCTCGCAGAAGGCGGCGGTGTCGGCCAGCGACGGGTCGATCTCCGCGACGCCGACGGCGTCCGGGTCGGCGAGCGCGGCCAGTGCCTTCGCGACGGGCTCGGCGAGCAGGTCAGTACGCGTGGGGGCGAGAACGACCGTGAGGCTCCCGGCGATGGTCCAGGTCACGACTCCATTAAAACAGCGCCCCCGCCGGATGCGGCGGGGGCGGGAAGGAGGCTCACCAGCTGGAGCCGCCGCGCTGGACCTCGATCAGCTTGGGGCGCACGTCGACGATGTAGACCAGGACCGCGGCCATCGCCGGTACCCAGAAGATCATGCCCGGACCCATCACGCTGAACAACGCCATCGCGAGCGTGGCGCCACCGGTGATGAGCATCCAGATGGGCTTCGTCTTGCGGTCGGCCGCGGAATAGGCGTCGGCACGCTGCAGCAGCGCGTGCACGAAGGCGAAGAGCCCGACCAGCGCGCTGCCCCAGTGGATGACTTCGAGGATCCAGATGGCGACTAGCACAGCGACAGCTTACGGCAAACCGCCCGAACGGCCCCGGCCCCGCCACCGGGGTCCGGGGACGGGGCCGGGGTGTTCACGGCGTCTTTACTTGTCGGTCTTCGGCGCGGCCGGCTTCTTCGCGGCGGCGCTGGTGGTGGTCCGGCGGGCCGGGGTGGCCGTCTTCGGGGCCGTCTTGTTCGCGACCTTGCGGCTGGCCGAGCGGGTCTCGTGGGCGACGTCGTCACCCAGCTCCTCGATGGCGTCGGCGGTCTCGCCGGCGACGTCGGTCACCTTGCGGGCGGTCTTCTCGCCGGCCGAGCGGGTGCGCTTGGTCACCTTGGCCAGCACGCCGTCGACGCGCTCGCGGACCTCGCCCGCCACCTCCTCGACCTGGCCCTGCGCGGTGGTGAGGGCCTCCTCGAGCTGCTCGATGGCCTTCTTGACCTGCGGCTGCGCGGCGATCTTGTCCCACGCCTGCTCGCCCGACTCGGCCAGCTTGTTGTACAGCTTCAGCGCGGCCTCGGTGTACTCGTCGATGACCTTGCGCAGCTCGGCCGGGTCCAGCTTCTCGCGGAGGCT
Proteins encoded in this region:
- a CDS encoding DUF2516 family protein; its protein translation is MLVAIWILEVIHWGSALVGLFAFVHALLQRADAYSAADRKTKPIWMLITGGATLAMALFSVMGPGMIFWVPAMAAVLVYIVDVRPKLIEVQRGGSSW
- a CDS encoding ornithine cyclodeaminase family protein, whose translation is MTSVWLRYLTGADIDSLGITDADIVGAVEDVLADHGRGQVVFEPRTHLVPDNGGKGHFNILRGHLSAKQVSGVKVVGDFVGNFERGLPSEMALILLLDPDTGMPRAIVDGTMITEARTGAMTAVGAKYLARPDSRVLGHIGARGTAWWNVVLLDSLFDFAEIRVTSKRPESREDFGRRLSERLGKDVRVCATAEETLDGADIQVEASRLVEPEALVRREFLRPGTFLVPYGTISALELTLLDDIDKVVVDDWRESQSGNPRFGALRPQLNAGLLTADGVHAEIGDIVAGHKPGREHDAERILFWHRGLSTTDVAVADMILARAEASGVGTMLPYR
- a CDS encoding YbaK/EbsC family protein, whose amino-acid sequence is MTWTIAGSLTVVLAPTRTDLLAEPVAKALAALADPDAVGVAEIDPSLADTAAFCEAYGSPLEASANCVVVAGKRAGEVRFAAALVLATTRADVNGVIKRRLDVRKASFAPMDEAVSLTGMEYGGITPVGLPGDWPILIDQRVADAPELVIGSGIRGSKLLISGAALAALPGAEVIEDLAR
- a CDS encoding GNAT family N-acetyltransferase codes for the protein MPAVTRRSYTGPADLRAMQSLAQRIWSKASSVHVGDLAWQRFQHVGREAEWPTMLCEAGGETVAWGWVSLPGELALLVDPARPELVSEVLAWFEDTASAAELEVTVLDAEKHVVAALERSGYAPRKSPVFQSYMSRLLDDLPEPVVPGGFTVRPVGADDMERRVAVHRAVWHPSRVTGPSYRNVMAAWPYRAQLDWVAEAPDGRFAAQCLIWLDERNAVGELEPVGTLPEFRRTGLARAVCLAALHAAHDAGAREAVVYPVIGHPKSAGALPLYVALGFRPYARTLTFTRTRRRIPPSPGPASPEGAHRRT
- a CDS encoding aromatic amino acid lyase, with translation MIVSGTDFADGERLELAKPLVETLSRRREALLTALGEDAPVYGVTTGMGRLAGVALDARQQAEHQRNLLVGRAVGGPPWLPPEDVRALLLARLRDFLQPWSGLSPELVQFLVDRLNDGFTPAVPRFGLGSSGEIIPLAHAFQTFLGIGTVLEDGAEVPAAEALARRGVEPYVLGPKEGASLLQGSPLAVLHADRGWTETQQLIDLQTLTEAMAIDVLGAPREVFSPVMAGEDDQLRTLLLSLTGLVGPGPVRAGVVQAPLSVRVAPRALAHAGRVNSDLHAARRRWDTMPGDSPSFIDGAFVPGTAYHAVDLGLRMDAVTAALVHLGEISVQRTHRLLDERFSGLPAQLTADPGPRAGLVPLHKRAVGELHALRRLATPATLGSIDTSAGQEDVQAFAWAAGEQLRAAVSHLFAITACELVTESQARYLAGGDGVPGLRAAYEWVRSVVPPLEADRPLGPEVERLIAACRAVPFDDLVTLA